Within the Photobacterium swingsii genome, the region TATTGGCATGATCACTCAGATGGCGTGGGCGGCAGGTGAATTTTGGTTAACGACCCAAAGTGTCATGGCGTTATTTGCTTTTGGGGGGGCCGTGATCTTCATGGTGTCCGATACGATATTAGCGATTGATCGCTTTAAGGGGCCATATCACAGTTCGCCTGCCACTATCATGACAACCTACTATTTGGCGCAGTCTTTGATTGTGGTCTCTGCGTTAATGATGCCGCTATAGTTAATAAGGATGACTGGTTAGCATTACCTACCTGCAGGCACTAACCTATGAATGAAAGAGGCCAAAGCCTAGAGCGGTCTGGTTCGTTATTAACGAAAAGGTAGCAAGATGTCTGAGCATTGGGTGATAGCGTATCGCGCAGCAAATAGTTTAGAAGCACATTGTCTGAAAGGCTTGCTGGAAAGTGACAACATTGCCGTGAAACTGACGGGTGAAAACTTATCGTCAGCAGCCGGTGAGTTACCGGCAAACGTGGTGGAAGTCAGTTTATGGGTTGATGAGCCAGATAGGGTGAAAGCAGCCTCGATTTTACAACGTTACGAACAGAGCCAAAATGGTCAAGCGTGGCGGTGTGTGCAATGTCATGAAGTCAATGACGCACAATTTGAGGTGTGTTGGCAGTGTGGCTGTGATCCTTTGTTATTGACTAAGACAGAGTAGCGTTAATAAGGTGTATTTAAAATACACTTATTTGTTTTGGGTCAACAAGGCTATCTGAATATATGGTGTAATGATGTTATTCGTTACCATCGACACTGAGAATTTATCATGACTGAATCTGTTCACGCCCACAATGTTCTTAATATGCTGCTGGAAGACGGCGCTGACTTTTCGCTAGATTCATTGCGCCAAGCTGTTGTAGCCCTGTATGGTGAAGATGTACGTTTTCATACTTGTAGCCTACAAGATTTAACCTTTGATGCATTGTTGACGTTCTTGCTTGATCGCCGCAAAGTTATTCAAGATGGCGACAAGATTATGGCTAACCGCGATCGTATGTGTAGCCATTAAAAAATTAATAGAATAAATACGTTTCTGGAGGTGGTTTTAATCGCCTCCTAATTGTTCGTTTGTTATACTCCTCCCGCGCTTTCTTCAGCCGTCCGGCTGACAACGCCTATATCTACTAATACATACTTACTACTCTCAACTGAGGTCTGCCTGTGGAAATTATATCTGCGGCGGTCATGTTATTTTTAATCATGGATCCGCTGGGTAATCTGCCAGTAATGTTGTCGATCCTGCGGCATATTGAGCCGAAACGTCGACGTCTCATTATGGTGCGGGAATTGTGTTTTGCGTTGATTATTTTGCTGCTATTTTTGTTTGGCGGTAAACAGATGCTGGCTTTCTTGCATGTATCAACGGAAACCGTGAGCATCTCAGGCGGTATTATCCTGTTTTTAATTGCCATTAGAATGATCTTCCCGCAACCGGGTGGGGTTACAGGGCTTGCGGCGGGTGAAGAACCTTTCCTTGTACCTATGGCCATTCCAATGATCGCAGGGCCATCGGTATTGGCATCATTACTCTTGCTCTCAAATCAAGATCCTACTCGCACTTGGGATTGGGCATTGTCAGTGCTATTAGCTTGGGGCGCGACGTTTATTGTCTTGATGTTCTATGAAGTATTCAATCGCATCCTGGGCGAACGCGGTTTGAAAGCTATCGAACGTTTGATGGGCTTGTTATTGATTATGATGGCGACCCAAATGTTCTTAGATGGTATTCGTTCATACCTGCAGATTGGGGTTTAATAGCTGCTAACAGCTGTGAAGTAACGCGAAGTTGCAGCTAAAAGTGATACATATAAAAAAGGCGGCTAATTGGCCGCCTTTTTTGTGTCTGGTGTTTTTCGCCAGTAATTGATGAGATTACATCATGTGTTTGCGGCGAATATCGAGTAGGGCAAAAATTCCGAAAAATAAAATCGACCACTTTTCCCATTTGCTCATGGCAATTTTATCGCCAAATGCGCCAATGAACATCAGTGCTTGTACGCCATGCATCATGAATAAGAAGCCTGTCATGATATATAGCACAATCGCTGTTAGCCCTGGAAACGGGTGAAAAATATTAATGGCTAGCACAAGCCAGACAAAACCAATGGCTATTTTGGCCAGTAGAAGTAACGTTTTCATTATTCCTCTCTTTCAAATAAGCGATAACTGACTTGCCCCGCTGTTTTTTCACGGTGAAGGTGCCAGTGAGCAGGGGTCGGTAGATCGCCCAGTTCCTTTTCTGTTTCGATATAAATCATGGCTTGCGGCGTTAGCCAACCATTGGCTTCAAGTAACTCAATGACACTCGCGATCAAATCTTTGCGAAATGGCGGGTCAATAAACACGACATCGTGCGGGGTGCCTGGTTGGGCTAAAAACTTGAGCGCATCTGTGTTGTGTAACGTGGCATTATCAGCCCCAATTGTCGCCAAGTTTTGTTTGATTTGGTTCGCCGCTTTGCTATCGAGTTCTAATAACGTCAGGCTGTCGGCACCACGCGAGAGCGCTTCAAACCCTAGGCCGCCACTACCGGCAAAAAGATCTAAGCATTTCGCTTGGTATAAATCTTGTGCCAACCAATTAAATACTGTTTCTTTAACCCGATCAGTCGTCGGACGCAGCCCTTCAACATCATGAACAGGAAGTTTTCGTCCACGCCAGCGGCCGCTGATGATTCTGACGAATCCTGTTTGGCGGTTATTTTGTTGATTTCGCCCTGATTGTTGCTTGTGTCTCGTCATAAATTTCGTCGACCGTTCAGAAAATGATAGTATACACCTGTTTTTCGGTGGCAAATTAGCCACATTAACACCATGACTATTTCGTTTGCTTATCTCTTACTGACGAGTATGAGGTGAATGAACGAAATGGCCATGAGTTAGGTTTAACTCAACAGGCTGACATGATGATAATTGTACCAA harbors:
- a CDS encoding putative signal transducing protein, which codes for MSEHWVIAYRAANSLEAHCLKGLLESDNIAVKLTGENLSSAAGELPANVVEVSLWVDEPDRVKAASILQRYEQSQNGQAWRCVQCHEVNDAQFEVCWQCGCDPLLLTKTE
- a CDS encoding YecH family metal-binding protein — its product is MTESVHAHNVLNMLLEDGADFSLDSLRQAVVALYGEDVRFHTCSLQDLTFDALLTFLLDRRKVIQDGDKIMANRDRMCSH
- a CDS encoding YhgN family NAAT transporter, whose translation is MEIISAAVMLFLIMDPLGNLPVMLSILRHIEPKRRRLIMVRELCFALIILLLFLFGGKQMLAFLHVSTETVSISGGIILFLIAIRMIFPQPGGVTGLAAGEEPFLVPMAIPMIAGPSVLASLLLLSNQDPTRTWDWALSVLLAWGATFIVLMFYEVFNRILGERGLKAIERLMGLLLIMMATQMFLDGIRSYLQIGV
- a CDS encoding DUF1145 domain-containing protein, with protein sequence MKTLLLLAKIAIGFVWLVLAINIFHPFPGLTAIVLYIMTGFLFMMHGVQALMFIGAFGDKIAMSKWEKWSILFFGIFALLDIRRKHMM
- the rsmD gene encoding 16S rRNA (guanine(966)-N(2))-methyltransferase RsmD — protein: MTRHKQQSGRNQQNNRQTGFVRIISGRWRGRKLPVHDVEGLRPTTDRVKETVFNWLAQDLYQAKCLDLFAGSGGLGFEALSRGADSLTLLELDSKAANQIKQNLATIGADNATLHNTDALKFLAQPGTPHDVVFIDPPFRKDLIASVIELLEANGWLTPQAMIYIETEKELGDLPTPAHWHLHREKTAGQVSYRLFEREE